One part of the Streptomyces nigra genome encodes these proteins:
- a CDS encoding heavy-metal-associated domain-containing protein produces MTAQTDTTGSVTAVYKVSGMSCGHCEGAVSGEISELPGVSSVKAVASTGEVTVVSAAPLEEAAVREAVDEAGFELVGRI; encoded by the coding sequence ATGACCGCCCAGACCGACACGACCGGTTCCGTCACCGCCGTCTACAAGGTGAGCGGCATGAGCTGCGGGCACTGCGAGGGTGCCGTCTCCGGCGAGATCTCCGAGCTGCCCGGCGTCAGCTCGGTGAAGGCAGTCGCCTCGACCGGCGAGGTCACCGTGGTCTCGGCCGCCCCGCTGGAGGAGGCCGCCGTGCGCGAGGCCGTCGACGAGGCCGGTTTCGAACTGGTCGGCCGGA